Proteins co-encoded in one Armatimonadota bacterium genomic window:
- a CDS encoding L-fucose/L-arabinose isomerase family protein — protein MKPPRVGVLTFSDGRPAVHRELLPLTRQFQDRLAARLRAAGWEVVVGREIVWTTDLAQQEARYLAAQGVEVTIFNYAIWAWPHYSAIAAQFVPAPILLFSNVNPQYPGLVAMLAAAGSLDQIGVCCGRVSGDIDDDAVFQRVLQFLRPAAARNRLRGEVYGVIGGRSMGMYTAVPALDVWRREFGIDIEHIDQFEIVRRAARVPDSRADAAIAWLQEHGATIHYDGEKLTPELLRRQIKAYHAVRELVDEWRLDFCGIKGQPEMTDHFVTMDVPEAFLNDPYDWEGPHDPIVCATEADSDGALTMEIFKHLAGTPVLFADVRHYDAADDVWDLCNSGQHATYFAGRSFDPAANLRHVHLYPAILYFPAGGASVMHVAAPGPVTLARLARRNGRYWMAIVPGEFVAFPPEVTARKVAATTPQWPHAFARLRVSADAFLAEYDSNHIHGVYGDWVADLVWFCRMTGIEPRVFGPAPSALPGASA, from the coding sequence ATGAAGCCACCCAGGGTGGGAGTGCTGACCTTCTCCGACGGCCGTCCCGCCGTCCACCGGGAACTGCTCCCGCTCACCCGCCAGTTCCAGGACCGTCTGGCCGCGCGCCTGCGGGCGGCCGGATGGGAGGTCGTCGTCGGCCGCGAGATCGTCTGGACCACCGACCTGGCCCAGCAGGAGGCGCGGTACCTCGCGGCCCAGGGCGTGGAGGTCACGATCTTCAACTACGCCATCTGGGCCTGGCCGCACTACTCTGCCATCGCGGCCCAGTTCGTCCCCGCCCCGATCCTGCTGTTCTCCAACGTGAACCCGCAGTATCCGGGGCTGGTGGCCATGCTGGCGGCGGCCGGCAGCCTGGACCAGATCGGGGTGTGCTGCGGGCGGGTCTCGGGCGACATCGACGACGACGCGGTCTTCCAGCGGGTGCTGCAGTTCCTGCGGCCGGCGGCGGCGCGCAACCGGTTGCGCGGCGAGGTGTACGGTGTGATCGGCGGCCGCTCGATGGGGATGTACACCGCCGTGCCCGCCCTGGACGTCTGGCGGCGAGAGTTCGGCATCGACATCGAGCACATCGACCAGTTCGAGATCGTCCGGCGCGCCGCGCGGGTCCCCGACAGCCGGGCCGACGCCGCCATCGCCTGGCTGCAGGAGCACGGCGCGACGATCCACTACGACGGCGAGAAGCTGACCCCCGAGCTGCTGCGCCGCCAGATCAAGGCCTACCACGCCGTGCGCGAGCTCGTCGACGAGTGGCGATTGGACTTCTGCGGGATCAAGGGCCAGCCCGAGATGACCGATCACTTCGTCACCATGGACGTGCCCGAAGCCTTCCTCAACGACCCCTACGACTGGGAAGGCCCCCACGACCCCATCGTCTGCGCCACCGAGGCCGACAGCGACGGCGCCCTGACCATGGAGATCTTCAAGCACCTGGCCGGCACCCCGGTGCTGTTCGCCGACGTGCGGCACTACGACGCCGCCGACGACGTGTGGGACCTGTGCAACTCGGGCCAGCACGCCACGTACTTCGCGGGCCGATCGTTCGACCCCGCGGCCAACCTCCGGCACGTGCACCTCTACCCGGCGATCCTCTACTTTCCCGCGGGCGGTGCCTCGGTGATGCACGTGGCGGCGCCGGGCCCGGTGACGCTCGCCCGCCTGGCCCGCCGCAACGGCCGCTACTGGATGGCCATCGTCCCCGGCGAGTTCGTCGCCTTTCCGCCGGAGGTCACCGCGCGCAAGGTGGCAGCTACCACGCCGCAGTGGCCGCACGCGTTCGCGCGGCTGCGCGTCTCGGCCGACGCGTTCCTGGCCGAGTACGACTCCAACCACATCCACGGAGTCTACGGAGACTGGGTGGCCGACCTCGTCTGGTTCTGCCGCATGACGGGGATCGAGCCGCGGGTGTTCGGGCCGGCACCGTCTGCGCTGCCCGGCGCCTCTGCGTGA
- a CDS encoding ribulokinase: MTTYTVGVDFGTESARAVLVRTADGALAATATAAYPHGVIDRTLPDEPRPLPADWALQHPDDWVGVLEVLLRQMAAAVPADAIVGIGVDFTSCTVLPTTADGVPLCTLPEYRREPHAWPKLWKHHAAQPYADRINAAADRPDAGFLRWYGGKTSSEWLWAKGWQVLAEAPEVMAAAARWIEGGDWIVWQLTGREVRSACQAGYKAHWQKAEGYPDAAFWAALDPALPTLLDRLGPPQPVATAAGALTDAWARRTGLRAGTPVAVAVIDAHAAVPAVGVREPGRLVAIMGTSTCHLLVDPQRRAVRGIAGVVEDGILPGLFGYEAGQVSVGDIFQWYVRTSVPERVAARAETGGAAPAGRGAGAPGEAALFAALEAQAATLQPGEAGLLALDWWNGCRTPLVDADLSGLLVGLTLATEPHEIYRALLESTAYGTRRVLDTFEAGGVPVREVIACGGLAERSPLLLQITADVLGREVLASQARHASAVGAAIYAAAAAGADRGGDGMLAAIERMGDRQYVPYRPDTRAHRVYDVLYREYLDLARHFGEGGSDVMRRLRALRAQARGARERRAEVARDRERGGDGR; encoded by the coding sequence GTGACCACCTACACCGTCGGCGTCGACTTCGGCACGGAGTCCGCCCGGGCGGTCCTGGTCCGGACCGCCGACGGCGCGCTGGCGGCCACGGCCACCGCCGCCTACCCCCACGGCGTCATCGACCGGACGCTGCCGGACGAGCCTCGGCCGCTGCCCGCGGACTGGGCCCTGCAGCATCCCGACGACTGGGTGGGCGTCCTGGAGGTGCTGCTCCGCCAGATGGCTGCTGCGGTCCCAGCCGACGCCATCGTGGGCATCGGCGTGGACTTCACATCGTGTACGGTGCTTCCCACGACCGCCGACGGCGTCCCCCTGTGCACGCTGCCCGAGTACCGCCGCGAGCCTCATGCCTGGCCCAAGCTGTGGAAGCACCACGCCGCGCAGCCCTACGCCGATCGCATCAATGCGGCCGCGGACCGGCCGGACGCCGGGTTCCTGCGCTGGTACGGCGGGAAGACCTCGTCGGAGTGGCTGTGGGCCAAAGGGTGGCAGGTGCTGGCGGAAGCGCCTGAGGTCATGGCTGCTGCCGCGCGCTGGATCGAGGGCGGCGACTGGATCGTCTGGCAGTTGACCGGCCGCGAGGTGCGCAGCGCCTGCCAGGCGGGCTACAAGGCCCACTGGCAGAAGGCAGAAGGGTATCCCGACGCAGCCTTCTGGGCCGCGCTGGACCCTGCGCTGCCCACGCTGCTCGACCGCCTGGGGCCTCCTCAGCCCGTGGCCACGGCGGCGGGCGCGCTCACCGACGCCTGGGCGCGCCGTACGGGCCTGCGCGCGGGCACGCCGGTCGCGGTGGCCGTCATCGACGCCCATGCGGCGGTGCCCGCCGTGGGCGTGCGCGAGCCCGGCCGGCTGGTGGCGATCATGGGCACCTCGACGTGCCACCTGCTGGTCGACCCGCAGCGCCGCGCGGTCCGGGGTATCGCCGGCGTCGTGGAGGACGGTATCCTGCCGGGGCTGTTCGGGTACGAGGCCGGGCAGGTCTCGGTTGGCGACATCTTCCAGTGGTACGTGCGCACCAGCGTGCCCGAGCGGGTGGCCGCGCGGGCGGAGACCGGGGGCGCGGCCCCGGCGGGGCGCGGCGCCGGCGCGCCCGGCGAGGCGGCGCTCTTCGCAGCGCTCGAGGCGCAGGCGGCGACGCTGCAACCGGGGGAGGCGGGACTGCTGGCGCTCGACTGGTGGAACGGCTGTCGGACGCCGCTGGTGGACGCGGACCTCTCGGGGCTGCTGGTGGGGCTGACGCTCGCCACCGAACCCCACGAGATCTACCGGGCGCTGCTGGAGTCGACCGCCTACGGCACCCGGCGCGTGCTCGACACGTTCGAGGCAGGCGGCGTGCCCGTGCGCGAGGTGATCGCGTGCGGCGGCCTGGCCGAACGCAGCCCGCTGCTGCTGCAGATCACCGCCGACGTGCTGGGCCGTGAGGTCCTGGCCTCGCAGGCCCGCCACGCGTCGGCGGTCGGCGCGGCCATCTACGCGGCCGCGGCGGCGGGCGCGGACCGCGGCGGCGATGGCATGCTGGCCGCCATCGAGCGCATGGGCGATCGGCAGTACGTGCCGTACCGGCCCGACACGCGGGCGCACCGGGTGTACGACGTGCTCTACCGCGAGTACCTGGACCTCGCCCGGCATTTCGGCGAGGGGGGTTCGGACGTGATGCGCCGCCTGCGGGCACTGCGCGCGCAGGCGCGCGGGGCCCGGGAGCGGCGCGCAGAGGTGGCACGAGACCGCGAGCGCGGAGGTGACGGGAGATGA